Proteins encoded in a region of the Diabrotica virgifera virgifera chromosome 4, PGI_DIABVI_V3a genome:
- the LOC114325296 gene encoding triosephosphate isomerase-like isoform X1, which translates to MIKIFRQILKLLPSIHSRRYYSPSANFVKRKFIVGGNWKMNGNRKQIMEIMKFLDKCPRDCSTDVVVAVPSVYLDFVQCHIPAHIHVAAQNCYKGEKGAFTGEISPPMLMDIGVKWVILGHSERRIVFKESDELVAEKVDSAHKHGLKIIACIGETLEERKRCKTEEVVTRQLGVIASTFKGDWADIVLAYEPVWAIGTGQTATPDQAQEVHKTIRCYIKKAVSSDVAENIRIQYGGSVTADNCRELASQPDIDGFLVGGASLKPDFVKIVNARKNNCILA; encoded by the exons ATGATTAAAATTTTCCGTCAAATATTGAAGTTACTTCCGTCGATCCATTCACGAAGATACTATAGTCCATCAGCTAATTTTGTCAAAAGGAAATTTATAGTAGGAGGAAATTGGAAAATGAACGGAAACAGAAAGCAAATAATGGAAATCATGAAATTCTTGGATAAATGTCCAAGAGACTGTAGTACTGATGTAGTTGTAGCTGTTCCATCTGTTTATTTAG atTTTGTACAATGTCATATTCCTGCTCACATTCACGTTGCTGCCCAGAACTGTTACAAAGGAGAAAAGGGAGCATTCACTGGGGAAATCTCACCACCAATGCTCATGGACATCGGAGTCAAATGGGTGATTTTGGGTCACTCGGAAAGAAGAATTGTTTTCAAGGAAAGCGATGAATTGGTGGCTGAAAAG GTCGACAGTGCTCATAAACATGGTCTGAAAATAATTGCGTGCATTGGTGAAACTTTGGAGGAACGTAAACGCTGCAAAACCGAGGAGGTGGTTACGAGGCAGTTGGGTGTGATAGCCAGTACATTCAAAGGCGATTGGGCAGATATAGTGCTGGCTTATGAACCAGTTTGGGCCATCGGCACGGGACAAACAGCCACACCGGATCAAGCCCAGGAAGTCCATAAAACTATTAGATGCTATATTAAAAAAGCCGTCAGTAGCGATGTGGCTGAAA ATATAAGGATCCAGTATGGAGGATCTGTGACAGCTGACAATTGTAGAGAATTAGCATCCCAACCAGACATAGATGGATTCTTGGTGGGAGGAGCTTCCCTAAAACCCGATTTTGTTAAAATTGTTAACGCCAGAAAAAACAATTGTATTCTTGCTTAA
- the LOC114325296 gene encoding triosephosphate isomerase-like isoform X2 produces the protein MTSERTSKARPRNQRRGSTRKPDFVQCHIPAHIHVAAQNCYKGEKGAFTGEISPPMLMDIGVKWVILGHSERRIVFKESDELVAEKVDSAHKHGLKIIACIGETLEERKRCKTEEVVTRQLGVIASTFKGDWADIVLAYEPVWAIGTGQTATPDQAQEVHKTIRCYIKKAVSSDVAENIRIQYGGSVTADNCRELASQPDIDGFLVGGASLKPDFVKIVNARKNNCILA, from the exons atTTTGTACAATGTCATATTCCTGCTCACATTCACGTTGCTGCCCAGAACTGTTACAAAGGAGAAAAGGGAGCATTCACTGGGGAAATCTCACCACCAATGCTCATGGACATCGGAGTCAAATGGGTGATTTTGGGTCACTCGGAAAGAAGAATTGTTTTCAAGGAAAGCGATGAATTGGTGGCTGAAAAG GTCGACAGTGCTCATAAACATGGTCTGAAAATAATTGCGTGCATTGGTGAAACTTTGGAGGAACGTAAACGCTGCAAAACCGAGGAGGTGGTTACGAGGCAGTTGGGTGTGATAGCCAGTACATTCAAAGGCGATTGGGCAGATATAGTGCTGGCTTATGAACCAGTTTGGGCCATCGGCACGGGACAAACAGCCACACCGGATCAAGCCCAGGAAGTCCATAAAACTATTAGATGCTATATTAAAAAAGCCGTCAGTAGCGATGTGGCTGAAA ATATAAGGATCCAGTATGGAGGATCTGTGACAGCTGACAATTGTAGAGAATTAGCATCCCAACCAGACATAGATGGATTCTTGGTGGGAGGAGCTTCCCTAAAACCCGATTTTGTTAAAATTGTTAACGCCAGAAAAAACAATTGTATTCTTGCTTAA